A region from the Drosophila mauritiana strain mau12 chromosome 2L, ASM438214v1, whole genome shotgun sequence genome encodes:
- the LOC117150348 gene encoding uncharacterized protein LOC117150348, protein MSAYYRRAALRKKSPSRGSSFESEMNESGYTSFLALHNSTAETPFLLEDAEGENCRNASNTTTFFRGLNTPSSHQEQDLHWGKPYPRTQPQKKISAEEEPFSMTPRLQDEHSLPKRRKKHFQSPHSSPKKSKKLLFPHIEEPPKNRFYGGVERLDIVAKLAQELPALECILRHVGAHTLDVMTKVSPAWKQAVYRSQRALERLQNHLLKLNLTKENPHVPKRCSHVPKANHTVPLQTSNHSSLANSAASLMDSGNSSIHLMDVDAGRVLREQTQRVKCPRCGRGSRVFISEAAKGGENLLSQTLPIGRTTSTFPCMTGPPLKRFLSLDLDEVKSSPQGPPYNFAECTSVICQFRFCVNCLSKSHPGERCLVTELDTPSKLMMPRERLTPPQRAQSRDPKITRKNSLKRLCF, encoded by the coding sequence ATGAGCGCCTATTATCGGCGCGCGGCGTTGCGCAAGAAGAGCCCCAGCCGCGGATCGTCCTTCGAGTCGGAGATGAACGAGTCCGGCTACACATCCTTCCTGGCCCTGCACAATTCCACCGCGGAGACGCCATTTTTGTTGGAGGACGCTGAGGGCGAAAATTGTCGCAATGCATCGAATACCACCACATTCTTTCGGGGGCTGAACACGCCCAGTAGCCACCAGGAGCAGGACCTTCACTGGGGCAAGCCCTATCCCAGAACACAGCCCCAAAAGAAAATTTCCGCGGAGGAGGAGCCTTTCTCTATGACTCCGCGTCTGCAGGATGAGCATAGTCTGCCCAAGCGGCGCAAGAAACACTTTCAATCGCCACACAGTAGCCCCAAGAAGTCCAAGAAGCTGCTTTTTCCCCACATAGAAGAACCGCCCAAAAATCGCTTCTACGGCGGTGTCGAAAGGCTGGACATAGTGGCCAAGCTGGCGCAAGAGCTTCCGGCACTGGAGTGCATACTGCGTCATGTGGGTGCCCACACGCTGGACGTGATGACCAAGGTGTCGCCGGCCTGGAAGCAGGCCGTTTATCGCAGCCAGCGCGCCTTGGAGCGCCTGCAGAACCACCTACTCAAGTTGAACCTTACCAAAGAGAATCCTCACGTGCCCAAGCGGTGCAGCCATGTGCCCAAGGCAAACCACACAGTGCCATTGCAGACCTCGAACCATAGCAGCCTGGCCAACAGCGCCGCCTCGCTAATGGACTCGGGCAACTCGAGCATCCACCTGATGGACGTGGATGCCGGAAGGGTTCTGCGCGAGCAGACGCAGCGCGTCAAGTGTCCGCGATGCGGACGAGGCAGCCGGGTTTTCATAAGCGAGGCAGCCAAGGGTGGTGAAAACCTATTGTCTCAGACCCTGCCTATTGGACGTACAACCAGCACATTCCCCTGCATGACGGGTCCGCCTCTCAAACGCTTCCTGTCCCTGGATCTTGACGAGGTCAAGAGTTCACCGCAAGGACCGCCATACAACTTCGCCGAATGCACCAGTGTCATCTGCCAGTTCCGGTTCTGCGTCAACTGTCTGTCCAAGTCGCATCCCGGCGAGCGTTGCCTGGTCACAGAGCTGGACACACCATCCAAACTGATGATGCCACGGGAGCGACTGACGCCGCCACAACGTGCCCAGAGCCGTGATCCGAAAATCACAAGGAAGAACTCGCTCAAGCGGCTCTGCTTTTAG